One segment of Terriglobales bacterium DNA contains the following:
- the glk gene encoding glucokinase: protein MVLAGDIGGTKAHLALFARTPTGLDLILDRLLPSANFPTLEALITTFVGARDVPEAICLGVPGPVVDGAARITNLPWSLNANVLRDHLGVQKVWLLNDLEATAWGIGVLQPNELQTLNGGARGTGNAALIAAGTGLGESILFWNGQRHVPSPSEGGHCDFSPRDPLEIDLLNYLIEIYGHVSWERILSGPGLSNIYKFLRDSGRQKEDPRVADRMRSQDPNAVIAELGLQSKDKLSSDALDLFVSLYGSEAGNLALKSMAVAGVYVGGGIAPKIATKFLDGTFMRSFVDKGRLGSLLERIPVHVILNPSTGLYGAARYTLLAAGDQSLPVITRHPDADLAENQASTLE, encoded by the coding sequence ATGGTACTGGCTGGCGATATCGGCGGAACCAAGGCGCACCTGGCGCTGTTTGCGCGCACCCCCACCGGATTGGATCTGATTCTGGATCGTTTGTTGCCTAGCGCCAACTTCCCTACCCTGGAAGCACTGATCACTACCTTTGTCGGGGCACGCGACGTTCCGGAAGCCATTTGCCTGGGAGTGCCCGGCCCCGTGGTCGATGGGGCGGCGCGCATCACGAATCTTCCCTGGTCCTTAAACGCAAATGTCCTGCGCGATCATCTCGGAGTACAGAAAGTATGGCTGCTTAATGACTTGGAAGCCACCGCGTGGGGTATCGGTGTGCTTCAGCCAAATGAGCTACAAACATTGAATGGAGGCGCACGCGGCACGGGCAACGCCGCTCTGATTGCCGCCGGCACCGGCCTGGGAGAGTCGATCCTCTTCTGGAATGGTCAACGCCACGTTCCCAGCCCTTCCGAAGGCGGGCATTGCGACTTTTCCCCGCGTGACCCTCTGGAAATCGACCTGCTGAACTATCTGATCGAAATTTATGGACACGTCAGCTGGGAACGAATCCTTTCCGGTCCAGGTTTATCGAATATTTATAAATTTCTGCGAGACTCGGGGCGCCAGAAAGAGGACCCGCGGGTAGCAGACAGAATGCGTTCCCAGGATCCCAACGCGGTCATCGCAGAACTCGGATTGCAAAGCAAAGATAAGCTGTCTTCCGACGCCCTGGATCTTTTTGTGTCGCTCTATGGTTCGGAGGCAGGAAATTTGGCCCTGAAGTCGATGGCTGTCGCCGGAGTCTATGTTGGTGGTGGTATTGCTCCCAAGATCGCGACGAAGTTTCTGGATGGCACTTTCATGCGGTCGTTTGTGGACAAGGGACGGCTTGGCAGCTTGCTGGAACGAATCCCGGTTCACGTGATTCTGAACCCGAGCACCGGGCTATATGGAGCAGCCCGATACACCTTGTTGGCGGCAGGTGATCAAAGCCTGCCGGTTATCACTCGTCACCCAGACGCGGATCTGGCGGAGAATCAGGCAAGCACCCTGGAGTGA
- a CDS encoding glycoside hydrolase family 15 protein: MNKEQNSFAPGAPGIEPRWTRGAKDAVGTAYSTSSRVWYTVASGALTEVYYPTIDQPQIRDMQFMITDGESFFHDERRSLDTQLDCISESALGFEIVNTDPQKRYCIRKTIIGDPHQNCVLTHARLSAAPELLSRLQLFVLCAPHLQIGGWHNNGEVLDIKGKKILVAYKDGVWLALGGTNFPFLKCSCGYVGRSDGWTDLNNNYKMDWEYSQALDGNIALTAQLDLSLGTEFTLGLAFGQSRHDAVTCLVQSISIPFATAYEHFVDQWHRTSRRFSLVSKLSDGDSHYRVFSRSVNLLLAHEDKLYPGAMIASLSIPWGQDKGDDELGGYHLVWTRDMVNLASALLAVGDVNTPLRALIYLAVSQRADGGFYQNFWIDGRPYWTGVQLDEVSFPILLAWRLKEAKALENFDPYLLVLRACEYLIRKGPATKQDRWEEAGGYSPYTLAVNITALICAADFIEEHGDSATAEFVREYADFLEAHVEPWTVTTQGTLVPGISRHYIRINPASSGEGSTGDEDPNTGIVTLANRPPGTQTRFPARDIVDPGFLELVRFGIRRADDPLIVDSLRVCDAILKVETPLGPSWHRYNHDGYGDRDDGSSFSGWGVGRLWPLLTGERGHYEIAAGRDAEPYIHAMENFSNGIGLIPEQVWDQPDNPKRRLFLGRPTGAAIPLMWAHAEYIKLLRSQAEGRVFDCLPLIHERYAGGSGQRKSIEVWKFNRQVRSVPAGGRLRILAASEFILHWTKDEWETANDTHSTATSIGIHFVDIAISSGQKSPVRFTFRWVEENAWQGADFKVEIRP; this comes from the coding sequence TTGAACAAAGAGCAAAACTCGTTCGCCCCCGGCGCTCCCGGAATCGAACCTCGCTGGACCCGTGGCGCCAAGGATGCGGTCGGAACGGCATACTCTACCTCCAGCCGTGTCTGGTACACCGTGGCCAGCGGCGCTCTTACCGAGGTTTATTACCCCACCATTGACCAGCCCCAGATTCGTGATATGCAGTTCATGATCACCGACGGTGAGAGCTTCTTTCACGATGAACGCCGCAGTCTGGATACCCAATTGGATTGCATTTCCGAATCCGCCCTGGGATTTGAAATCGTCAATACCGACCCTCAGAAGCGCTATTGCATCCGCAAGACGATCATCGGTGATCCGCACCAAAATTGCGTCCTGACTCATGCCCGCCTGAGCGCTGCTCCCGAACTTCTTTCTCGTCTCCAGCTTTTCGTGCTGTGCGCTCCTCATCTTCAGATTGGCGGCTGGCACAACAATGGCGAAGTGCTGGATATCAAAGGCAAGAAAATACTGGTCGCTTACAAAGACGGCGTATGGCTGGCGTTGGGAGGAACAAACTTTCCATTCCTGAAGTGTTCTTGCGGTTATGTCGGAAGAAGCGACGGCTGGACTGACCTCAACAACAACTACAAGATGGACTGGGAGTATTCCCAGGCTCTCGACGGCAATATAGCGCTCACCGCCCAGCTCGATCTCAGCCTCGGTACCGAGTTCACGCTGGGGCTGGCTTTCGGCCAATCCCGGCACGACGCCGTCACTTGCCTGGTGCAGTCCATCAGCATTCCGTTCGCCACCGCATACGAGCACTTCGTCGACCAGTGGCATCGCACGAGCCGACGCTTCAGCTTGGTTTCTAAGCTCTCTGATGGTGACTCCCACTATCGTGTTTTCTCCCGCAGCGTGAATCTGTTGCTGGCACACGAAGACAAGCTTTACCCCGGGGCCATGATTGCCTCTCTAAGCATTCCCTGGGGACAGGACAAGGGAGACGACGAACTGGGGGGTTACCATCTCGTGTGGACACGCGATATGGTCAACTTGGCCAGTGCCCTGCTCGCCGTTGGCGATGTCAACACCCCGCTTCGTGCCCTTATCTATCTGGCAGTCTCGCAGCGTGCGGACGGCGGTTTCTATCAGAACTTCTGGATCGACGGCAGGCCTTACTGGACAGGTGTGCAGCTCGATGAGGTGTCCTTTCCGATCCTTCTTGCCTGGCGGCTGAAGGAAGCCAAAGCCCTGGAGAATTTTGATCCCTATTTACTGGTACTGCGTGCTTGCGAATACCTGATCCGCAAGGGGCCAGCTACCAAGCAGGATCGCTGGGAGGAAGCGGGTGGCTACTCTCCTTACACGCTCGCGGTGAACATTACTGCCCTGATCTGCGCCGCGGACTTTATAGAAGAACACGGCGACTCCGCAACTGCCGAGTTCGTGCGTGAATACGCCGATTTTCTTGAGGCGCACGTAGAGCCCTGGACGGTGACCACGCAAGGCACACTGGTGCCCGGCATTTCTCGCCATTACATTCGCATTAACCCAGCCAGCAGCGGTGAGGGTTCAACCGGCGACGAAGATCCCAACACCGGCATCGTCACTCTCGCTAATCGTCCGCCTGGGACCCAAACTCGTTTCCCGGCTAGGGACATTGTTGATCCCGGTTTTCTGGAGCTGGTTCGGTTTGGCATACGGCGCGCAGACGACCCTCTCATCGTCGACTCTCTGCGGGTTTGCGATGCCATTCTGAAAGTTGAGACACCTCTGGGGCCCTCCTGGCATCGATACAATCATGATGGTTATGGCGACCGAGACGACGGTTCTTCGTTCTCCGGGTGGGGTGTCGGACGCCTTTGGCCGTTGCTGACCGGAGAGCGTGGGCATTACGAGATAGCTGCCGGACGCGACGCCGAACCCTATATCCATGCCATGGAAAACTTTTCCAATGGCATTGGACTGATTCCGGAACAGGTCTGGGACCAGCCAGATAACCCCAAACGGCGTCTGTTTCTCGGACGCCCCACAGGTGCTGCCATTCCCCTGATGTGGGCACACGCGGAATACATCAAGCTTCTACGCTCACAAGCGGAGGGGAGGGTTTTCGATTGCCTTCCTCTGATCCATGAACGCTACGCTGGCGGGAGTGGCCAGCGGAAATCCATAGAGGTCTGGAAGTTTAATCGCCAGGTGCGGTCGGTCCCCGCCGGAGGACGCCTACGAATTCTGGCGGCTTCGGAATTCATTCTTCATTGGACAAAGGACGAATGGGAAACCGCGAACGACACCCATTCGACGGCAACATCAATCGGAATCCATTTTGTGGACATCGCCATCTCATCTGGGCAGAAGTCTCCGGTTCGCTTCACCTTCCGCTGGGTTGAGGAGAACGCCTGGCAGGGTGCGGACTTCAAGGTGGAGATTCGCCCATAA